Proteins from a genomic interval of Streptomyces sp. Tu6071:
- a CDS encoding MarR family winged helix-turn-helix transcriptional regulator, whose protein sequence is MPTDPVASEPPGSPPQPSPAAVQASREVRAVISRLRRRILGASEAEDLTLGQSTALARLARETETPATAAGVTTSVLAAAEGVRHQSMTATVAALAARGLVVRTPDPEDGRRLLITLTPEGRRRVHEGRQARTEWLAARLQDECTEEELRAVIAAMSVLERLTHD, encoded by the coding sequence ATGCCCACCGATCCTGTCGCGAGCGAACCCCCCGGCTCGCCGCCCCAGCCCTCGCCCGCCGCCGTCCAGGCGTCCCGCGAGGTCAGGGCCGTCATCAGCCGCCTGCGCCGCCGCATTCTCGGGGCCTCCGAGGCCGAGGACCTCACGCTCGGGCAGTCCACCGCGCTCGCGCGCCTCGCCCGCGAGACCGAGACGCCCGCGACGGCGGCCGGGGTCACGACGAGCGTGCTCGCCGCCGCCGAAGGCGTCCGGCACCAGTCGATGACCGCGACGGTCGCCGCCCTCGCCGCGCGCGGCCTCGTCGTGCGCACCCCCGACCCCGAGGACGGCCGCCGGCTGCTCATCACCCTCACGCCCGAGGGCCGCCGCCGCGTCCACGAGGGCCGCCAGGCCCGTACCGAATGGCTCGCCGCGCGGCTCCAGGACGAGTGCACGGAGGAGGAGCTGCGGGCGGTGATCGCCGCCATGTCCGTACTGGAGCGACTGACCCATGACTGA
- a CDS encoding eCIS core domain-containing protein has translation MHGQDRRSGGEARGGRTLRAEATAPGRAPGRPAPVGSPRAVLALQRAAGNAAVAEALERGRHEHGEGCGHGTPVQRSAVERVIGSAGTPLPSPVRQDMESRLGADFADVRLHTDEAARTSAARSARAPTPRATTSCWARAAATTTRSRTSRPTSSSSAKGPSRAPTTAAACA, from the coding sequence ATGCACGGTCAGGACAGGCGCTCGGGCGGGGAGGCGCGGGGCGGCCGGACGCTCCGCGCGGAGGCGACGGCGCCGGGCCGCGCGCCGGGGCGCCCCGCCCCCGTCGGCTCCCCGCGCGCGGTCCTCGCCCTCCAGCGGGCCGCCGGGAACGCGGCCGTCGCGGAGGCGCTGGAGCGCGGGCGCCACGAGCACGGCGAGGGGTGCGGGCACGGGACGCCGGTGCAGCGCTCCGCCGTCGAGCGGGTGATCGGCTCGGCCGGTACGCCCCTGCCCTCCCCCGTGCGCCAGGACATGGAGTCGCGGCTCGGCGCGGACTTCGCCGACGTGCGCCTGCACACCGACGAGGCCGCGCGCACCTCGGCCGCGAGGTCGGCGCGCGCGCCTACACCTCGGGCAACCACGTCGTGCTGGGCGCGGGCAGCGGCGACCACCACACGCTCGCGCACGAGCCGACCCACGTCCTCCAGCAGCGCGAAGGGCCCGTCGCGGGCACCGACAACGGCAGCGGCCTGCGCGTGA
- a CDS encoding imidazolonepropionase-like domain-containing protein has translation MLTLHTAPLLDAGDGTLVPGGAVAVSGDRITAVGPLADLRATYPGARVREWPGRLAPARVHTGPPPQAPSPRETVHALFAGGATALLVDGPLDPSLREAAARGALRLVASPSPAPLTPGSRADLSATTDDGTCVATVCAGRLVYRRR, from the coding sequence GTGCTGACGCTGCACACCGCGCCGCTGCTCGACGCGGGCGACGGCACCCTCGTGCCCGGGGGCGCCGTCGCCGTCTCGGGCGACCGGATCACCGCCGTCGGCCCGCTCGCGGACCTGCGCGCCACGTATCCCGGGGCGCGGGTACGGGAGTGGCCGGGCCGCCTCGCCCCGGCCCGCGTCCACACGGGGCCGCCCCCGCAGGCGCCGAGCCCCCGGGAGACGGTGCACGCCCTCTTCGCGGGCGGCGCGACGGCGCTCCTGGTGGACGGCCCGCTCGACCCGTCGCTCCGCGAGGCGGCGGCACGCGGCGCCCTCCGCCTCGTCGCGAGCCCGTCCCCGGCCCCCCTCACCCCCGGCTCCCGCGCCGACCTCTCCGCGACCACGGACGACGGCACGTGCGTGGCGACGGTGTGCGCGGGCCGGCTGGTGTACCGGCGGCGCTGA
- a CDS encoding cysteine hydrolase family protein, whose product MSRTALLLMDFQNAHASRVDPTALTRAAAALAAAREKGVLVIHVALLLRAGHVDAHPNNKVFGALPHDRFVPGDPDAEIHPDVAPAPGEPVLYKNRVSAFAGTNLDQILRAQGVDQLALAGIATGGIVLSTALQAIDLDYRFTALSDACADPSPELHEVLLTKLLAKRGEVATVEEWAAGL is encoded by the coding sequence GTGTCCCGTACCGCCCTGCTCCTCATGGACTTCCAGAACGCCCACGCCAGCCGCGTGGACCCCACCGCCCTCACGCGGGCCGCCGCCGCGCTGGCCGCCGCGCGGGAGAAGGGGGTCCTCGTGATCCACGTCGCCCTCCTCCTGCGCGCCGGGCACGTCGACGCGCACCCGAACAACAAGGTGTTCGGCGCCCTCCCGCACGACCGCTTCGTCCCGGGCGACCCGGACGCCGAGATCCACCCGGACGTGGCGCCCGCGCCCGGAGAGCCCGTCCTGTACAAGAACCGCGTCAGCGCCTTCGCGGGGACCAACCTCGACCAGATCCTGCGCGCGCAGGGCGTCGACCAGCTCGCCCTCGCGGGCATCGCGACCGGTGGCATCGTGCTCTCCACGGCGCTCCAGGCGATCGACCTCGACTACCGGTTCACGGCGCTGTCGGACGCGTGCGCCGACCCGAGCCCGGAGCTCCACGAGGTGCTGCTGACGAAGCTGCTCGCGAAGCGCGGCGAGGTCGCGACGGTGGAGGAGTGGGCGGCCGGGCTCTAG
- a CDS encoding DUF4232 domain-containing protein: MTNARTRTGLLATVALAGVLGLAGCGVGGDDDAAAPAANTSAAGTEGSSDPQPSASEDRADESPGSGDPTAATETDSPSPDADVPRSDCTAPDLKVKLVAKGSEMNSEYYDLQLTNTGGRCAVRGYAGLSLLDGSGKQIGKPATRSQDGGAGGNVVLDNGDSAHAVVKTPGKGVTGGDCAAEPARIKVYAPGNTKAVTSSTTAGIRVCGGTLTTGPLSSSFPR, translated from the coding sequence ATGACGAACGCACGCACACGAACCGGACTGCTCGCCACCGTGGCCCTCGCCGGCGTCCTCGGCCTGGCCGGATGCGGGGTCGGCGGCGACGACGACGCCGCCGCTCCCGCCGCCAATACCTCCGCGGCCGGCACGGAGGGCTCCTCCGACCCCCAGCCGTCCGCCTCCGAGGACCGCGCCGACGAGTCGCCGGGGAGCGGGGACCCGACCGCGGCCACCGAGACGGACTCCCCCTCCCCGGACGCGGACGTCCCGAGGTCCGACTGCACCGCCCCCGACCTGAAGGTCAAGCTCGTCGCCAAGGGCTCCGAGATGAACAGCGAGTACTACGACCTCCAGCTCACCAACACGGGCGGGCGCTGCGCCGTGCGCGGGTACGCGGGCCTGTCGCTCCTCGACGGCTCCGGCAAGCAGATCGGCAAGCCCGCCACGCGCTCCCAGGACGGCGGCGCGGGCGGCAACGTCGTGCTGGACAACGGGGACAGCGCCCACGCCGTGGTCAAGACCCCCGGGAAGGGCGTCACGGGCGGCGACTGCGCGGCCGAGCCCGCGAGGATAAAGGTCTACGCGCCGGGCAACACCAAGGCCGTCACCTCCTCCACCACGGCGGGCATCCGCGTCTGCGGCGGCACCCTCACGACCGGCCCCCTCAGCTCGTCCTTCCCTCGGTGA
- a CDS encoding AAA family ATPase, with protein sequence MALAVLLVGLTGSGKTTVARALAARGFVRLSVDEEVHRLHGRYGVDYPEDTYAARERPVVAALRTRFGAELRAGRDVVLDHGLWRREERQSWRDTARGAGARAVMVYLPASREELLARLALRNPREDADALTVTPEALDDFLARFESPGADEDALVHDGDTARLVDTLAALREPPRG encoded by the coding sequence GTGGCGCTCGCCGTGCTGCTCGTGGGGCTGACGGGCTCCGGGAAGACCACCGTCGCGCGGGCGCTCGCCGCGCGCGGCTTCGTTCGGCTCTCCGTGGACGAGGAGGTGCACCGGCTGCACGGGAGGTACGGGGTCGACTACCCGGAGGACACGTACGCCGCGCGGGAGCGCCCGGTCGTCGCGGCGCTCCGTACGCGGTTCGGCGCGGAGCTGCGGGCCGGGCGGGACGTCGTGCTCGACCACGGCCTCTGGCGGCGGGAGGAGCGGCAGTCGTGGCGGGACACGGCACGCGGCGCGGGCGCGCGGGCGGTCATGGTCTACCTGCCCGCCTCCCGCGAGGAACTGCTGGCACGGCTCGCGCTACGGAACCCGCGCGAGGACGCCGACGCGCTCACCGTGACGCCCGAGGCGCTCGACGACTTCCTCGCGCGCTTCGAGTCCCCGGGCGCGGACGAGGACGCGCTCGTCCACGACGGGGACACGGCGCGGCTCGTGGACACGCTGGCGGCGCTGCGCGAGCCGCCACGGGGGTGA
- a CDS encoding MFS transporter has product MTEPRTDTGTGEKTSGAPQPRFDRRLLPPMMLGSVLNPINSTIISVALIPIGDALGAPPSKTAWLVSALYLATSLGQPVVGRLIDIFGPRRLFLISTSIVGLAGVLGTLSPDLGFLIAARVLLGFGTCGGYPAAMALVRSEAKRTGRDSPGGVLTALAVANQTIAVIGPLLGGLLIAVGGWRATFALNIPLAVAALLLGWWRLPRSAGTGESPRRGRVAAQLDLPGMAFFAATLTSLLLFLMNLHLRDWYLLVITLVAGTAFAVRELRAETPFIDLRVLGGNTPLLTTYGRALVAYVVSYAFLYGFSQWTEEGYGLSPFHAGLVQIPMFLLAIGVSIWSGRRKGVRGKLLVGALGQIAACLILLTLSGSSPLWSLLLVALVFGVPQGLNNLALQNSVYFQADPERTASSAGLLRTFAYIGSMVASSASAASFGERADTGGMHALSWVMLGAGAVFLVMTLFDRSLGRVGTSD; this is encoded by the coding sequence ATGACTGAACCGAGGACGGACACCGGGACGGGCGAGAAGACGTCCGGGGCCCCACAGCCCCGTTTCGACCGGCGGTTGCTGCCGCCGATGATGCTCGGCTCGGTCCTCAACCCGATCAACTCGACGATCATCTCGGTCGCGCTCATCCCCATCGGTGACGCGCTCGGCGCGCCCCCGTCGAAGACCGCGTGGCTCGTCTCGGCGCTCTACCTCGCGACCTCGCTCGGTCAGCCCGTCGTCGGGCGGCTCATCGACATCTTCGGGCCGCGCAGGCTCTTCCTCATCAGCACGAGCATCGTCGGTCTCGCCGGTGTCCTCGGCACGCTCTCGCCCGACCTCGGCTTCCTCATCGCCGCCCGCGTCCTGCTCGGTTTCGGCACGTGCGGCGGTTATCCGGCCGCGATGGCCCTCGTACGGAGCGAGGCGAAGCGGACCGGGCGCGACAGCCCCGGCGGCGTGCTCACCGCGCTCGCCGTCGCCAACCAGACCATCGCCGTCATCGGCCCGCTCCTCGGCGGCCTCCTCATCGCGGTCGGCGGCTGGCGCGCGACCTTCGCGCTGAACATCCCGCTCGCCGTCGCCGCGTTGCTGCTCGGCTGGTGGCGGCTGCCCCGGTCGGCCGGTACGGGCGAGAGTCCGCGGCGCGGTCGGGTCGCCGCGCAACTCGACCTGCCCGGCATGGCGTTCTTCGCGGCGACCCTCACCTCGCTGCTGCTGTTCCTCATGAACCTGCACCTGCGGGACTGGTACCTGCTCGTCATCACGCTCGTCGCCGGAACCGCCTTCGCCGTAAGGGAGTTGCGCGCCGAGACGCCGTTCATCGACCTCCGCGTGCTCGGCGGCAACACGCCGCTCCTCACCACGTACGGGCGCGCGCTCGTCGCGTACGTCGTCTCGTACGCCTTCCTCTACGGCTTCAGCCAGTGGACCGAGGAGGGGTACGGGCTCTCGCCGTTCCACGCGGGGCTCGTGCAGATCCCCATGTTCCTGCTCGCCATCGGCGTCTCGATCTGGTCCGGGCGCCGCAAGGGCGTACGGGGCAAGCTCCTCGTCGGCGCGCTCGGGCAGATCGCCGCGTGCCTGATCCTGCTCACGCTCTCCGGCTCCAGCCCGTTGTGGAGCCTGCTCCTCGTCGCCCTCGTCTTCGGCGTCCCGCAGGGGCTCAACAACCTCGCCCTCCAGAACTCCGTCTACTTCCAGGCCGATCCGGAACGCACCGCGTCCTCCGCCGGGCTCCTGCGCACCTTCGCCTACATCGGCTCGATGGTCGCCTCGTCCGCGAGCGCCGCCTCCTTCGGGGAGCGCGCCGACACGGGCGGCATGCACGCGCTGTCGTGGGTCATGCTCGGCGCGGGCGCGGTGTTCCTCGTCATGACGCTCTTCGACCGCTCCCTCGGCCGTGTCGGCACGTCGGACTGA
- a CDS encoding long-chain-fatty-acid--CoA ligase, producing MSDVAQRQIPAADGPRESTGSLVHHLLDTARRTPGAPALLLGPYALDYRTLERSTAVVAARLRADGLTAGDRIGLMLPNVPEFAVLYYGVLRAGGVVVPLNPLLKEREVAFHLADSGARALYAWDGVPGEPAEGAAKADVPHHPVSLGQFTPTGTEDLESADALTERGPDDDAVILYTSGTTGHPKGAQLTHRNLASNTAATAGLARLTGADTILGCLPLFHAFGQLTGLNAAVLSGASLALVPRFDPAAVLATLAATRATVFEGVPTMFAGLLHHPDAANADASSLRLCISGGAAMPVEVLHAFEEAFGCDVLEGYGLSETSPVAAFNHLDRPRKAGSIGTPIAGVELSILDPEGTELADGETGELAVRGPNVMKGYWRRPEATAEVLLPDGRLRTGDLARRDEDGFYYIVDRKKDLIIRGGYNVYPRELEEVLYEHPAVLEAAVLPVPDARLGEEVGAAVVLRPGAEETPESLRAWMKERVAAYKYPRRVWFLAALPKGPTGKIQKRDIEVPSAD from the coding sequence ATGAGCGACGTGGCCCAGCGGCAGATCCCGGCGGCCGACGGCCCCAGGGAGTCCACCGGAAGCCTTGTCCACCACCTCCTGGACACCGCCCGCCGCACCCCCGGGGCCCCGGCCCTCCTCCTCGGCCCGTACGCCCTCGACTACCGCACCCTGGAGCGCTCGACCGCCGTCGTCGCCGCGCGCCTGCGCGCGGACGGGCTCACGGCGGGGGACCGGATCGGGCTCATGCTCCCGAACGTCCCCGAGTTCGCCGTCCTCTACTACGGCGTCCTGCGCGCCGGCGGGGTCGTCGTCCCGCTCAACCCGCTCCTCAAGGAGCGCGAGGTCGCCTTCCACCTCGCCGACAGCGGCGCCCGCGCGCTCTACGCCTGGGACGGCGTCCCCGGCGAGCCGGCCGAGGGCGCGGCGAAGGCGGACGTCCCGCACCACCCCGTGAGCCTGGGGCAGTTCACCCCGACAGGGACCGAGGACCTCGAAAGCGCCGACGCGCTCACCGAGCGCGGCCCCGACGACGACGCCGTCATCCTCTACACCTCCGGCACGACGGGCCACCCCAAGGGCGCCCAGCTCACGCACCGCAACCTCGCGAGCAACACCGCCGCGACGGCCGGCCTCGCGCGCCTCACGGGTGCCGACACGATCCTCGGCTGTCTGCCCCTCTTCCACGCCTTCGGCCAGCTCACCGGGCTCAACGCCGCCGTCCTCTCGGGCGCCTCGCTCGCCCTCGTCCCGCGCTTCGACCCCGCCGCGGTGCTCGCGACGCTCGCCGCGACGCGCGCCACCGTCTTCGAGGGCGTCCCCACGATGTTCGCCGGGCTCCTGCACCACCCGGACGCCGCGAACGCCGACGCGTCCTCGCTGCGCCTGTGCATCAGCGGCGGCGCCGCGATGCCCGTCGAGGTCCTGCACGCCTTCGAGGAGGCGTTCGGCTGCGACGTGCTGGAGGGCTACGGCCTCTCGGAGACCTCGCCCGTCGCGGCCTTCAACCACCTCGACCGCCCCCGCAAGGCCGGTTCCATCGGCACCCCGATCGCGGGCGTCGAGCTGAGCATCCTGGACCCGGAGGGCACGGAGCTGGCGGACGGCGAGACCGGCGAACTGGCCGTGCGCGGCCCGAACGTCATGAAGGGCTACTGGCGGCGCCCCGAGGCCACGGCCGAAGTCCTCCTCCCCGACGGCCGGTTGCGCACGGGCGACCTCGCGCGCCGCGACGAGGACGGCTTCTACTACATCGTCGACCGCAAGAAGGACCTCATCATCCGGGGCGGCTACAACGTCTACCCGCGCGAGCTGGAAGAGGTCCTGTACGAGCACCCGGCGGTCCTGGAGGCGGCCGTGCTCCCCGTCCCCGACGCACGTCTCGGCGAGGAGGTCGGCGCGGCCGTCGTCCTGCGCCCCGGCGCGGAGGAGACCCCGGAGTCCCTGCGCGCCTGGATGAAGGAGCGCGTGGCGGCCTACAAGTACCCGCGCCGCGTCTGGTTCCTCGCCGCGCTCCCGAAGGGCCCGACGGGCAAGATCCAGAAACGGGACATCGAGGTGCCGAGCGCCGACTGA
- a CDS encoding DUF4157 domain-containing protein, whose protein sequence is MLGAGSGDHHTLAHEPTHVLQQREGPVAGTDNGSGLRVSDPADRFEREAEANAQRVMAGPAPRAPETGHGTGPGTVTAPGTTTAPGTTTAPGTTTASGTGTAASPGTVQRAPAQTGAGPAELGLMPGAGAHEMGGGATRYTVPDRTGDAKALFRAMDRDEFNGLLGGALPQGAHYQGFATNRAYSESYITNKPGGPTHLVVFYRPALTDRTGAPVPDVNTFLQSVGAGTKAEDDDEPSTAVGATAKYSREVHDNTRANGKADAEIEKLRKDLSKDRQDAGDDTNPHRHKAAERVRAKTAKIALLEAKRRHPAKGDAVKALNAELASGRYAWKLLTFKSSS, encoded by the coding sequence GTGCTGGGCGCGGGCAGCGGCGACCACCACACGCTCGCGCACGAGCCGACCCACGTCCTCCAGCAGCGCGAAGGGCCCGTCGCGGGCACCGACAACGGCAGCGGCCTGCGCGTGAGCGACCCCGCGGACCGGTTCGAGCGCGAGGCGGAGGCGAACGCCCAGCGGGTCATGGCGGGCCCCGCGCCCCGGGCGCCGGAGACGGGCCACGGAACCGGCCCGGGGACGGTGACGGCTCCTGGTACGACGACGGCTCCTGGTACGACGACGGCTCCCGGTACGACGACGGCTTCCGGCACGGGGACGGCGGCCTCTCCCGGCACGGTGCAGCGCGCGCCGGCGCAGACCGGCGCCGGACCGGCCGAACTCGGGCTCATGCCGGGGGCGGGCGCGCACGAGATGGGCGGCGGCGCGACGCGGTACACCGTGCCCGACCGGACGGGGGACGCCAAGGCGCTCTTCCGCGCGATGGACCGGGACGAGTTCAACGGGCTGCTCGGCGGGGCGCTGCCGCAGGGGGCGCACTACCAGGGCTTCGCCACCAACCGCGCCTACTCGGAGTCGTACATCACCAACAAGCCGGGCGGCCCGACCCACCTCGTCGTCTTCTACCGCCCCGCCCTGACCGACCGCACCGGGGCGCCGGTCCCGGACGTCAACACCTTCCTCCAGTCGGTCGGCGCGGGGACGAAGGCCGAGGACGACGACGAGCCCTCGACAGCCGTGGGCGCGACCGCCAAGTACAGCCGCGAGGTGCACGACAACACCCGGGCGAACGGCAAGGCCGACGCGGAGATCGAGAAGCTCCGCAAGGACCTGTCCAAGGACCGGCAGGACGCCGGGGACGACACCAACCCGCACCGGCACAAGGCGGCGGAGCGCGTCCGGGCGAAGACGGCGAAGATCGCCCTCCTGGAGGCGAAGCGGAGGCACCCGGCCAAGGGCGACGCCGTGAAGGCCCTCAACGCCGAGCTGGCCTCGGGCCGTTACGCCTGGAAGCTGCTCACCTTCAAGTCGTCCTCCTGA
- the mqnC gene encoding cyclic dehypoxanthinyl futalosine synthase, protein MTEQADLQSVLDRAAAGGRITAEEALDLYRDAPLHALGAAADAIRRRRYAGTEHIATYIIERNINYTNVCVTACKFCAFYAAPKDTKKGWSRDLDDILRRCAETVELGGTQIMFQGGHHPDYGVEYYEEHFAAIKKAFPQLVIHSLGASEIDHMARISGVSAEEAIRRIHAAGLDSFAGAGAELLPARPRKAIAPLKESGERWLEIMETAHNLGVESTVTMLMGTGETNAERIEHLRMIREVQDRTGGFRAFIPYTYQPENNHLKGRTQATMFEYLRMIAIARIYLDNVAHIQGSWLTTGKEIGQLSLHYGADDLGSVMLEENVVSSAGAKHRSNRQELIDLIRTAGRVPAQRATTYEHLVIHDDPANDPVDDRVASHISSTAIDGGTAHPELKLIPAS, encoded by the coding sequence GTGACCGAGCAGGCCGACCTTCAGTCCGTCCTCGACCGTGCCGCCGCAGGCGGTCGCATCACCGCCGAGGAGGCGCTCGACCTCTACCGCGACGCGCCGCTGCATGCGCTCGGCGCCGCCGCCGACGCGATCCGCCGCCGCCGCTACGCCGGTACGGAGCACATCGCGACGTACATCATCGAGCGCAACATCAACTACACGAACGTCTGCGTGACGGCCTGCAAGTTCTGCGCCTTCTACGCCGCCCCCAAGGACACGAAGAAGGGGTGGAGCCGCGACCTGGACGACATCCTGCGCCGCTGCGCGGAGACCGTCGAGCTCGGCGGCACGCAGATCATGTTCCAGGGCGGGCACCACCCGGACTACGGCGTCGAGTACTACGAGGAGCACTTCGCCGCGATCAAGAAGGCGTTCCCGCAGCTCGTCATCCACTCCCTGGGCGCCTCCGAGATCGACCACATGGCCCGCATCTCCGGCGTGAGCGCCGAGGAGGCGATCCGCCGCATCCACGCCGCCGGGCTCGACTCCTTCGCGGGCGCGGGCGCCGAACTCCTGCCCGCGCGGCCCCGCAAGGCCATCGCACCGCTCAAGGAGTCCGGCGAGCGCTGGCTGGAGATCATGGAGACCGCCCACAACCTGGGCGTCGAGTCCACCGTCACGATGCTCATGGGCACGGGCGAGACGAACGCCGAGCGCATCGAGCACCTGCGCATGATCCGCGAGGTGCAGGACCGCACGGGCGGCTTCCGCGCCTTCATCCCGTACACGTACCAGCCCGAGAACAACCACCTCAAGGGCCGCACCCAGGCCACGATGTTCGAGTACCTGCGGATGATCGCGATCGCCCGCATCTACCTCGACAACGTCGCCCACATCCAGGGCTCGTGGCTCACGACGGGCAAGGAGATCGGGCAGCTCTCGCTCCACTACGGGGCCGACGACCTCGGCTCGGTGATGCTGGAGGAGAACGTCGTCTCCTCGGCGGGCGCGAAGCACCGCTCCAACCGCCAGGAGCTGATCGACCTCATCCGCACGGCGGGCCGCGTCCCGGCGCAGCGCGCGACGACGTACGAGCACCTCGTCATCCACGACGACCCGGCGAACGACCCGGTCGACGACCGCGTGGCCTCGCACATCTCCTCCACGGCGATCGACGGCGGCACCGCGCACCCCGAGCTGAAGCTCATCCCGGCGAGCTGA
- a CDS encoding DUF5707 domain-containing protein: MSKRLVVSSLVGAAAIAAGTLALVSSAEAAAPAKPEISKATARFTGTAGAGASLTFTATVADDSGVKSLRVLAWPAGSHLDPTAGEMRDVEEATCKATSPTTSECVYAVKSSAKDAAALPDGVWHVSALATAKDHDTTFVPRAATFTVKR; encoded by the coding sequence ATGTCCAAGCGCCTCGTCGTCTCGTCGCTCGTCGGAGCCGCCGCCATCGCCGCCGGTACCCTCGCGCTGGTCTCCTCGGCCGAGGCCGCCGCCCCGGCCAAGCCGGAGATCTCCAAGGCCACCGCCCGCTTCACCGGCACGGCCGGTGCGGGCGCCTCGCTCACCTTCACCGCCACCGTGGCGGACGACTCCGGCGTCAAGAGCCTGCGAGTGCTCGCCTGGCCCGCCGGCTCGCATCTCGACCCCACGGCGGGCGAGATGCGCGACGTCGAGGAGGCCACGTGCAAGGCGACGTCCCCGACGACCTCCGAGTGCGTCTACGCCGTGAAGAGTTCGGCGAAGGACGCCGCCGCGCTGCCCGACGGCGTCTGGCACGTCTCCGCGCTGGCCACCGCCAAGGACCACGACACGACCTTCGTGCCCCGGGCCGCCACGTTCACCGTGAAGCGCTGA
- a CDS encoding helix-turn-helix domain-containing protein, protein MNNTTAAGAPALPGATVPRMPAVPPLSPPPGTIPLARTLLAREEELADKLDESIRSEAEAYRADDPVPRAALHASTLGNARQVLGFLAGESAPDVSAAAATGRERAAQGVSVADMTRAFRIGFEALWHRLVREAAHREEVSADDLVTLSATLWQLAGVYADAAAEAHRATTAERLLVRERERSALVEALFTGVLAERSGLREGARALGLALDGPFVVAVARSVGGGTLPGREALPGIEAALLSAGLRSAWRLLPDEQIGVVGVPGAGAVQALGEALGRVARARIGVSPPYDSLRETPRALWFARLALRGLTREGVARFDDNPLTVVAAAAPEEAGRVARLVLGPVLALGAAERDRLLDTVETWFAAGGSAEAAGRLLYCHPNTVRYRLRKVEALTGRSLSAPQAVAELGLAVRAVRLEAAEK, encoded by the coding sequence GTGAACAACACCACAGCGGCGGGCGCGCCCGCGCTCCCCGGGGCTACCGTGCCCCGCATGCCCGCCGTCCCGCCCCTCAGCCCGCCGCCCGGCACGATCCCGCTCGCGCGCACGCTCCTCGCGCGGGAGGAGGAGCTGGCCGACAAGCTCGACGAGAGCATCCGGTCCGAGGCGGAGGCGTACCGCGCCGACGACCCGGTGCCGCGCGCGGCTCTGCACGCCTCGACGCTCGGCAACGCCCGGCAGGTCCTCGGCTTTCTCGCGGGCGAGTCCGCGCCGGACGTCTCGGCCGCGGCGGCGACGGGGCGCGAGCGCGCGGCGCAGGGCGTCTCGGTCGCGGACATGACGCGCGCCTTCCGTATCGGCTTCGAGGCGCTGTGGCACCGGCTCGTACGGGAGGCGGCGCACCGCGAGGAGGTCTCGGCGGACGACCTCGTGACGCTGTCGGCCACGTTGTGGCAGCTCGCGGGGGTGTACGCGGACGCGGCGGCCGAGGCGCACCGTGCCACGACCGCCGAGCGGCTGCTCGTGCGCGAGCGGGAGCGCTCGGCGCTCGTCGAGGCGCTGTTCACGGGGGTGCTCGCGGAGCGTTCGGGGCTGCGCGAGGGGGCGCGGGCGCTGGGGCTCGCGCTGGACGGGCCGTTCGTCGTGGCGGTCGCGCGCTCGGTGGGCGGGGGCACGCTGCCGGGGCGGGAGGCGCTGCCGGGGATCGAGGCGGCGTTGCTCTCGGCGGGGCTGCGCTCGGCGTGGCGGCTGCTGCCCGACGAGCAGATCGGCGTGGTGGGGGTGCCGGGCGCGGGGGCGGTGCAGGCGCTCGGGGAGGCGCTGGGGCGGGTCGCCCGCGCGCGGATCGGCGTGAGTCCCCCGTACGACTCGCTGCGCGAGACCCCGCGCGCCCTCTGGTTCGCGCGCCTCGCGCTGCGCGGCCTCACGCGGGAGGGCGTGGCGCGCTTCGACGACAACCCGCTGACGGTCGTCGCCGCCGCGGCGCCCGAGGAGGCGGGCCGCGTGGCGCGGCTCGTCCTCGGGCCCGTACTGGCGCTGGGCGCGGCAGAGCGGGACCGGCTCCTCGACACGGTGGAGACGTGGTTCGCGGCCGGGGGCTCCGCCGAGGCGGCGGGGCGGCTCCTGTACTGCCACCCGAACACGGTGCGGTACCGGCTGCGGAAGGTGGAGGCGCTGACCGGCAGGTCGCTGAGCGCCCCGCAGGCGGTGGCGGAGCTGGGCCTCGCGGTACGGGCCGTCCGGCTGGAGGCGGCGGAGAAGTAG